In the genome of Leeia speluncae, the window CTGTTTGTAATTAATAAATCGATTTTTTCAGGAGGACAAAACTGCGCTCTACTGGTTAAACCAATTTTACTTTGATCAGCTAGGATAAAACTCCTGTTTGATTGCTCTGACATGGTTCTAGCAATGTCTGCTTCTTGAAAGTCAAAATTGCATGCTCCTTTTTCTGCATCGATACCAACAGGTGAAAGGATTGCAATATCCGCATGGTAGCGTCTTAGATCGCTGACTGTGGTGCTGCCCGTAGTAGCAGGGGCGCGCAGAGATATATTTCCACCAAGGAGAATAATCTCACTATTACGTTCAGTTACACTGTTTCGCAATTTTAAGGCGATATCAAAAGAATTGGTGATCACTGTGATCCCGCTCAACATACCTAGTTCTTCTGCCACTAATAAATTGGTAGTGCCTGCATCGAGCATTAGCGTAATC includes:
- a CDS encoding DeoR/GlpR family DNA-binding transcription regulator, with the translated sequence MWQEERYQRIKALLNTQDRVTIEQIISNLGVSRETVRRDLLNMEEQGLLKRVHGGIIRIEDEAPITERVNSHVVAKRELAKSILPYMHKGITLMLDAGTTNLLVAEELGMLSGITVITNSFDIALKLRNSVTERNSEIILLGGNISLRAPATTGSTTVSDLRRYHADIAILSPVGIDAEKGACNFDFQEADIARTMSEQSNRSFILADQSKIGLTSRAQFCPPEKIDLLITNSKSAECPGYTELANAVKAVKLC